The following are encoded together in the Cicer arietinum cultivar CDC Frontier isolate Library 1 chromosome 2, Cicar.CDCFrontier_v2.0, whole genome shotgun sequence genome:
- the LOC101511393 gene encoding transcription factor MYBS3, whose amino-acid sequence MSQSRTCSQCGNNGHNSRTCNNKEKIIKIFGVPVIRANNDNNSFRRSASLNNLTQYEQLPPQQSNVVDVGYISDNVVHASGRAPERKRAVAWTEEEHKLFLLGLQKLGKGDWRGISRNFVKTRTPTQIASHAQKYFLRRHNQNRRRRRSSLFDITTDTVMKSLTITEGEHSEQETVMSPPPPTPNAYTPSHYGGIPRITPTLPPSSKMSTLNLNEKASSSIEPQPLSLKLQPSSLSKDNSPENSGHSISSSSSSA is encoded by the exons ATGTCTCAGTCCCGAACGTGCTCACAGTGCGGCAACAATGGCCACAACTCTCGAACTTGCAAcaacaaagagaaaataatcaAGATTTTTGGCGTTCCAGTCATCAGAGCAAACAACGATAACAACTCTTTTAGGAGAAGCGCCAGTCTGAACAACCTGACCCAATACGAACAATTGCCACCTCAACAATCCAACGTCGTTGATGTCGGTTACATCTCTGACAATGTAGTCCATGCATCTGGCCGTGCCCCCGAACGCAAACGAG CTGTTGCTTGGACGGAGGAAGAACATAAGTTATTTCTGTTGGGATTACAAAAGCTTGGTAAAGGTGATTGGCGAGGAATATCAAGAAATTTTGTCAAAACTCGCACACCAACTCAGATAGCAAGTCATGCTCAGAAGTATTTCCTCCGCCGTCATAACCAAAACCGCCGCCGTCGAAGATCTAGCCTATTTGACATTACCACTGATacg gtgATGAAATCTTTGACTATAACGGAAGGAGAACATTCTGAGCAAGAAACGGTAATGTCACCGCCGCCACCTACCCCCAACGCATATACGCCGTCGCATTACGGCGGCATTCCAAGGATAACCCCAACGTTGCCTCCTTCTTCAAAGATGTCtactttgaatttgaatgaaaaAGCTTCTTCTTCCATTGAGCCTCAACCATTGTCATTGAAGCTTCAACCTTCGTCGCTTTCTAAGGATAATTCACCGGAAAATAGTGGCCATTCGATATCGTCGTCTTCTTCTTCGGCTTAA
- the LOC101511722 gene encoding transcription factor MYB1R1-like produces MSLSRTCSQCGNNGHNSRTCNDGENSIMIFGVRLTGGNNNNNNNNTNSFRKSASLNNLSQYEQPPPQDSNVADAGYVSDDVVHASSRTRERKRGVPWTEEEHKLFLLGLQKVGKGDWRGISRNFVKTRTPTQVASHAQKYFLRRHNQNRRRRRSSLFDITTDTVMESLTIMEGEQFQQEIAVPLPPPTPSVYPASHYGGISGTAFPIGLAPVALPVASGERLITKPIRPTPMLPPSSKMANLNLKEKVSSSIQPLPLSLNLQYSSLPSKDSSPESSSRSSPSSSSSNFQAMSSGKYSGGGGDSNIISVA; encoded by the exons ATGTCTTTGTCTCGCACGTGCTCACAGTGCGGCAACAACGGCCACAACTCTCGAACATGCAACGACGGAGAAAACAGTATCATGATTTTCGGTGTTCGACTCACCGGAggtaacaacaacaacaacaacaacaataccaACTCTTTCAGAAAAAGTGCCAGCTTGAACAACCTCTCTCAATACGAACAACCACCGCCTCAAGACTCCAACGTTGCTGATGCCGGTTATGTTTCCGACGACGTCGTTCACGCCTCCAGCCGTACACGCGAGCGCAAACGAG GTGTTCCTTGGACAGAGGAAGAACATAAGCTGTTTCTATTGGGGTTGCAAAAGGTTGGTAAAGGTGATTGGCGAGGAATTTCAAGAAACTTTGTTAAAACTCGCACACCAACTCAGGTCGCAAGTCATGCTCAGAAGTATTTCCTCCGCCGTCATAACCAAAACCGCCGCCGCCGGAGATCTAGCCTCTTTGACATCACCACCGATACG gtgATGGAATCTTTGACTATAATGGAAGGAGAGCAATTTCAGCAAGAAATTGCGGTGCCGCTCCCGCCGCCTACCCCTAGCGTATATCCAGCGTCACATTACGGCGGCATCTCCGGGACAGCTTTTCCGATAGGTCTGGCTCCGGTAGCATTGCCGGTGGCGAGTGGTGAAAGATTGATCACCAAGCCAATTAGGCCAACGCCAATGCTGCCTCCTTCTTCTAAGATGGCTAATTTgaacttaaaagaaaaagtttctTCTTCCATTCAACCTCTACCCTTGTCATTGAATTTGCAATATTCCTCACTGCCTTCTAAGGATAGTTCACCGGAAAGTAGTAGCCGTTCGTCGCCGTCTTCGTCGTCGTCGAATTTTCAAGCTATGTCTTCGGGGAAGTATAGTGGTGGGGGTGGAGATAGTAATATTATTAGTGTTGCCTAA
- the LOC101512039 gene encoding uncharacterized protein produces the protein MISSNSPFSFFFFFFFAISLFHQPSFRALGQQTEDSQHGHGFGDRVLLSFKEKPAGSNLTFDCAPSGPCVPCLYSEKGDEKYRCSETGYRIPLKCEEIKDSKKDAKKTKPQKTRSTLEISDSIANLHKVSHVSGEFTTSQSQRILVDDSSVSENKSQAYVTYRSCIPAVTEEKLSVLGFEGVVIFLLLVSGSFVYLRKKKAVAMSGYVAAGRGQANSRF, from the exons ATGATTTCATCAAATTCaccattttcattctttttcttcttcttcttcgccATTTCTCTATTTCATCAACCTTCATTTCGCGCTTTAGGTCAACAAAC CGAAGATTCTCAACATGGACATGGCTTTGGGGACAGAGTTCTTTTGAGTTTCAAAGAGAAACCCGCAGGAAGTAACCTTACCTTTGATTGTGCTCCTTCTGGTCCATGTGTTCCCTGCCTCTACTCCGAAAAG GGTGATGAGAAATATCGCTGCAGTGAGACTGGGTACCGAATTCCATTAAAATGTGAAGAGATTAAAGATTCAAAGAAGGATGCTAAGAAAACAAAACCTCAGAAAACTCGTTCTACTTTGGAAATCTCCGATAGTATTGCAAATTTGCATAAAGTTTCACATGTTTCTGGAGAGTTCACGACTTCGCAGTCACAGAGAATTTTAGTGGATGACTCATCGGTTTCAGAAAATAAGTCGCAGGCTTATGTCACTTATAGAAGCTGTATACCTGCAGTTACTGAAGAGAAGTTGTCAGTGCTTGGTTTTGAG GGCGTTGTGATTTTCTTGTTGCTCGTTAGCGGATCATTCGTATACCTGAGAAAAAAGAAGGCCGTTGCCATGTCCGGTTATGTAGCAGCCGGAAGGGGTCAGGCAAACTCTCGGTTTTGA